CCCAGCTGAGGCAACGCATACAGAAAGTAAACAACTATGCTCAAGGTAGTGactgtgtttcagtttctgttttgtctgGAGTCCTATACTACACACTCCCACTGTTATTCTTCCACTCAGGCTCACCTTTTCCTCTTATCTGCACTTAGTGgtgaaggagggaaaaaaaaatagagaatgtGGTAACAAGGTAATTTATGTTAGTGGGAGGGGAGAGGACTGGGATCTGCACACAAACTTGCAGATAACATGTGTGTCTGGAGCAGTGGTTTTAAAGCCCAGCTGGCTCGGCTCTACCTTCCACCTTCCTGAAGCAATTTTGTTCCTGATTTTTCAGGAAAGATCTGGGAGAGAATAGCGATACTATTTATCTACTGTCTCATTCCTGCTTTTTCTCAGTAGACCTCCGAATGCCTTGCAAAAAAGCACAGGTCACGGTGTTGCATCATTACATTATGGAAAGCGTATGCAGAGAGGCTGAGCAACTTTCTGAATGTCACAGTGTGACTTCTAGATTGATCCAAGGGCTGAGAGTCCGTGCTGGTCTCATCCTTCCGAACCCAGTGCCCTTCTTTGCATTGAATCCCCTGTGTGCCTGTTGGCCATGGTGTTGCCTCGGGGTGGCTGCCCCAGAAAATAAACGATGTGAGGAGTGTGCATCTTTTGAGTGGAAGTGCCCCTTAGACTGAAAAGGGAAGTGTTCGTGAGGAATTACTGCCCAACAATCCTGAAGCAACTTCTGCTGCTAGAGCATTCTGTATACAGAAAACAAGTCCTGTGAAGGGTAGTGCAAAGCCTTCCCACTTcatccaaaatatttctttgactCTTTGTCAGAGCTGGAACTTAAGAGTTGCTGAAGTCAGCGTTCAAAACTGCTGCTGTGCGTCCCTGCTCCTGTGGGCTGTGTCACTGACCTGCAGCTCCTCGTGCTCCACCTGTGAGCCTCAGCGTGGGGATGTTGTTTATGGTTAAGTAAAAACCTtttgtgagggtttttttctcatccctccccctccccccccaagtAATCTTTTGATAAGGGAATAGCAGAATGTCCCAGAAGTGCTCTTATAGTAGCTGAATCGTTATCATGTTGCGATCACAGAACTCACTTGACTCTTGTTTTTGTCTCCTGGAGGCGTCTTTCTcagcattcttttcttcctctgttatCTTATTCTACAGCTTCTGCTGTGAATATTCTGTCTTAAATTCccacatttccctctttttttgtttattagcAAGTTATTAACATGCTACAAATTAATGGCACTAGTCTTATTAATAACATAATCATGCCTTGGACATGGCGTCCTGACTTGGTGCTTCCTCCTTCATTCTGTATTAAGCTTTGTAACAGTGTTGTTGGATGCATTTAGGTTGTAATGACTCGATCAAGGCTTCGATTGACAACATGCTGAATGCaagaaaagagacaaagcaaacagcatAATGGCAAGAGATGCTATTAAGCCCATTAAGAAAAGAATGAACGCATGTTTGGCCCATGGCTCAAATTCCtgcaaactggaaaagaatCCCAGAGGGTCCCATTCTGTGTGTACCTGTAACTGATTGGAGAGACTCTTCAACTTTTATATACTCTGATGTCTTGATTTTCAGTGATCACTAAGATTCATACaacacatgcttttaaaatcctCACAACCATGCCCTTGGGTTAATAATAGAAAACCAATGGCCGCACAATTTTGTAAAGTTGCATGTTGGCCAGAATCAACATCAGTGGGCAAGCCTGCTAGTTCATCACCAGCGGCACTACTTTCCTTAGGCAGCCAGCATCCTGACTCGGTGAGTGTGGCTAAAGCTGAGCGGTGCTGTTTCAGGGTATGTATGGATCTagagacaggatgtctcaggagcaCAGGGAAGCAAAATATGCACTCAGAGAAGGACAGAGGGTTATGGGTTGTATTCAACATGCACACACTCGCACATGCACACAGGCATCCATTTTAGATAATCCCATAAGTAGGAAGCAGAAACTCCTTAAGCAAGTGCACTGTTACTTACTGACCCTTGAGAGACAGCAAATGggtggaaaggagaaggaacacGGCGGCAGTGGATGTGATAGGCAGTGCCTgcagggcgtcccctgcttcaGGGTGCACTTCTCTCTCACccaccacagcctctctcctgcttttattctcccCATGGTCTGCAgagttttttccatttgcacGTGGTGTCTGTGTGGCCAGTGCGtgatacagagcccaagtggaacagctgcttgcaaaacaaatctttgcaaaaacaagataaactACCAGGGTCAGCTCTCTCTACAAAACGAGAAATTTGCAGCTATGGCCACAAAACTTAAACTTAGAACtgtcagaatactttgttccatCCCCGGATCATTCTTCAGTCAGGGGCCTCTAGGTCCCTGTCATAGGTGCCAACTGAAGGGACCAGTGAACCAAAAAATGTGTAGGGTGGTATTTCAGAGTTCTATGCTAGAATCACATGTTGAATCAAAGGAAGGTAGCGTGCGCCTTCGTCTCGAGTGATGCACggtcatattttttaaatcctggTTAGTGGGATGAAAGAGAGTCAATCAATCATCCTATAGTGCAAGGTCCTCTGGTAGCTTTGCCTGGATTCCTTTGCAGGTTCTGTCTCCGCAAATTAAGAAAAGGCTAATTGGTAGGCTAATAGCATTGTGAGCGGCCCTTACTGATAATGGGGTGGTGAAATTACACCAAAAAGAGCTCTTCCCATAGATTCCAGTACTGGTAACACTGTATCCTGTTCAATTCACATTTGATCCACTACAAAATTTGGGGAagaagcacacagcagcccAGATAGTGCCTAGCAATTCTAGTTCTTGAGGCTGCATCAGTAAGACAGGAATATCACCCACTTTTGTCATACCATGACCAGTGTTGTTCCTGTGATACCATGCAGTGGGTGATCCAGCCCTTTTGCACCACTCGCTATGGCACCTGTGAGTTATCTACAATACAACAAATTGCCAAACAATACCAATAAGTAAGAAACACACAATCCTGGTCATTATGAGGCGTGGATGCTATTCTCTGGACTGAGATGGGGCCGAATGTATCACGCCGGAACCCACCTAGGGCCAGCCCCTGTGGACACACAAGCACATCCACGACCCCGAGTTATCAGTGGTAAGGGACCTTCCCAGTGCCCTGTGGCCATATTCCAAACATTAACCGGCTGTTCCTTGGGCACTGGGGAGGCCCCAAAATGGTGGTCTGCCCGAGTTGTATCTGTGTGATCGTGATTCAAAACATTCAGCACAAGCAAAGCCTTACATAAGCTTTCTTGCGGTGTGTCTCCTGGATCCccccttttttgtttattaagaatacatttcagtgtttgaggAGCACGTTCGATGATAGCTTCTCCAGTGGGAGAATGAGGAATGCCTATAACCCCCCATCCTTGGAGGAAAAATTGAGTGCCCTTAGAAGTACATACAGGCCCATTATCTGTTTTTTATAGTAGGTGGGATCCGCACAGCAGTGTAAGCAGGTAATGGGCATCGCAACTGCGTTCGCCTGTATGCGCTGTGGCAAACACGTTTAAGAATCAGTATCTGTGTTACATGCTCATCTTTTGGACTGCCAGATTCTTCAGCGTGAGTGGCATCTGTTTGCTAGATTTGAAGAGGTGCTGTGCCCTGGGGATTTGTCCCTGTTTGAGGCAAAGGGGCAATTGCCTGGCAGACTGGGCACGTGAGAATAATGTTACGGGCTTGATCCACTGTCAACTGGAATTGTTTTTGTAAGGCTCTCCTATTCTGATGGAAAAACTGATGGGACAGTTACGCCTGTTGAAACAACTGAGGGGTAGCAAAGGCGACTGTGGCTTGATCAGCCTTGAGGTTGCCCTCAGTTAAAGGACCAGGCAACGTAGTGTGTGATTGAATATGAGtaataaaataaggaagaatACGGTGAGAGACATAATGCAAAACTCGCTTGAGCTGTGCACACAAGGCAGGGCTGCtaacttccttaagaaaagatcCTTCCGTCCACTGAATGACACCTGTAACATACAAAGGGTCAGTTATTATATTAAGCTTTTGTTCTGCAAAAAATTGAAACGCTCGAGCCAACGCAGCAAGTTGTACAACTTGAGGCGACCCATCGACGACGTGCACGTCTGACTGCCATCGGGTAGCAGTCATACGCCAGAGAACCACTGCTCCGTGTGTCTTGCTGGAGCCAGCGGTAAATACAGGAACAGCATCAGGTAGTGGAACATGCAAAATCAAAACGTTCGTAGTAAGGGATAGATCACTCAAATTATGCAGTAACTGATTGAGGGGATACGTGGAGATTTGTCCAATATAGTCAGCCACAGCAGCTTGCAAAGTGGGTGAATGCACAAGCATCCAATGCAAATCTTTTTTAGTAGCAGGTATGTAGGTGCAATCAGGATCAAAGGCTGGCAAAATTTGTAGACGATGTCGACCTCGCTGTATTAACATTGCAAGCATCTCCAGTCGTGATGTAAtggattttgaaaatgtatgtgGTAAGAATATCCATTTGAGGACGATGAGAGGATCTTTCCTTGAGGTATCCCACTGACATAACAAGCTGTATGGCTGATAAGAGTTTGATATTATTGTAAGAGATACCGGGAGTGATAAACACGATGGCTGTATTGATGTTGCAATGATGTTACTGCAGAGTCTGAGCACTGGAGTACTTCCGACGTTAACTGTTGTTTAGAGGTTAGATCTGGGTCTCCTTTGAGCAGTTGGAATAGAGGGTGTAGCTCTTGAGTAGTAATACCCCAAAGTGATGGTCCCTAATAATTTTTGCAGATCATTTAATGTCTGCACATGGGGTACTACTTTGAGGGCTTGTGGCTGAATGGTGTGAGGTGTAATTTTCTATAACCCTCGTGGTCCTTGAGGCCCAGGACAGCACCTCCTCCATGAGGGCAGGCTGTGGAGGCAGCGAGGGCCGATCTGGTGGAGGCGGCTTCAGGTTCAGTGTGGCGGTGCGGGCTGACTTGCACGATACATCACAGGAAAGGCTTGCAGCGTGTCAGCATCACCCCGTGATAACCTCTCTCTTGTGCACTGCTCTACAAGCACCATATCACACTGTATGAGCGACaaaatttttccttcctgtcccCTTCAAATTATTGTCAGGAGGGAAAAGGTTGAGTTCTTCCTCTGTATCTACTGGGCCAGGATCAAAAGATTCCTCTGGTTTCGGTCCGTTCTTGTTTTTAACCAAACGCCATGCTGGAGGCAGAGGCAATGGGGAACAGTCGGGAGAGTCTGCCTTTTAATTCTGGATTTGTTTGAGCCCTTCCGATACTTAATGCCAAACAGGTGAATGCTTAGCACCAGTCCTGTCTGTAGTAGTGATAACATCCCAGAGTTTTGTGCCAATTTTGTCCCAAACCGCCTTGTGAAAGGAAACAGTTATCGGAAACTCAGGGACATTTTTTCTTATCCAATCAAGAAAAGTAACTAATGCTGATATAGACACAGGTCGATTCTGAGACTTTAAAGTTCCCTGTAATACTTCatggtttgcttgtttgtcCTTCACTTTAGTGATTTCCCTGTGGTTCCCGACTGCTCACCTTCTGTCCTGCAGATCAGTGATGGGCACACAAAACAATCCCCCAATGGTTCTGTCGGGTGACGCTGCCGGACCAGGCTCGTTCATCCTCGGCTTGACTTTTGTCCCACAGGGCACCACTGGCAGCGTCTGAAGGCATCGACTCAGATTCAGATCCGTGAACGATCCAAATCCTTTATTCcaggttctaacatcccttTTATAGATTTCCAAGTTTCCTCTTGTAActttcccacctccctttaCATGTTGACAAAACATTGCACACGGGCACCCCTGCTCTTTTCCTTAACCGTGCATGCAGGTGCTTATCCAGTCAGAGCCATGAGTCGCTCCTGGCCACACGCTCTTCCCCCAGTCAGGGTGGTTACCATGTGGCAATCACGTTGCTCACTTGACTCTTGTTTTTGGCTCCTGGAGATGTCCTTAGTTCTcagcattcttttcttcatctgttatcttattctgcagcttctgctccaaATACTCTATCTTGAATTCCCCGATTCTCACGCTGAGTGATACCCTCATTTAAATCCCAGATAAGATAGTGTTTTTGATTTGTGACTTAACAAGGCCAAGTTATTGGAGGTTTTCTCGGCAACATCCATAATAAATCAGACGCTGAGAAATGGGGAAGAAGGAACCACAGAGTCCTGAGGCTCATCgataaaagaacagagaaataaaatatttagaaagtgTAAAGGTGGCCAAAGtagcaaaggagaaagagaacacTTAGGTATTgaagggaaaggcagcagctcaATCTGTGTCAAAAAGATCAAGTTGTTCTTTTCCCAAGTAAACTGAAGCACTGGCTCCTTTACATCCATCTTTAATGTTTGCTCAATGTGCTCAATGGctctggctgctcagcagcacgtCCGGCTTACGGAGCTGTCCCGTGGGTCTGTCAGCACCGGATCCTGTGCACACCCCGACAGGTTCAGCCACTCTGAAGGGGAAGATGTTGCCACCATCGCTTACAGAAAGATGCATTTGCACTTGCTGAAGGGTGCTCAGCTCTGAGTTTCCTGAATAAGCGCTCTGGTATTTTAGACTGTTGGGGAACGAGGAGCTTTGCCTCTTCCCTTGCTGTTAGAACGGAGGGCTTGCTGCatgctttagaaataaatgcaggCTCTTCCTATCAAGGGAATATCTTAAGTATATAGCGATGCCAAACCCACAGCCTTGACAGTGTTAGGGCCTCTGAGGTGTGATAATGAGCAAAGTATTTTGGACTCGCTCCTGGCTGACTCCAGAGgctttttcttacacttttcttgtttgtttgttttaatctaaTGTCAAGGTTCCCAACTCACCTCATGCCTTGGCATAGAGAAGCACAGAGCCTAACTGGGTGCTGCTTTGGTGATGGAGAAGCTGCTGTCTGAGCTACTGAAGTGTGCTGCGTGCATGGAAACTTCTGAGGACAGTCCATTTCCAGCATACCTCCTCTGAGCTCAGGCACAAACAGCCACGAGTTCTTATTTAAGCCAAGCCATGGTGGCCTTGCCAGGAGGATGGGTACCGTGCCACCTGCTTGTACCTGAAATCAAATTATCATTAGTTATTTTTGTTCGTGACGTTATTATTCACTCGGTGATGGGTGTGAGATGGGCTCAGCAGTTACGGGAGGAAGCTGGCCAAATCTGCACAGCCTAGGAGCAAAACAGAGGGAAATCATTGCATCCCCATATCCTCGGTTAAAATCTCCCCTCTCCAGCTCCCACGGCTTTGTTGCATTCACACCTTCCtttgttgttgtggttgttTGTTATGAAAATACTCCCAAGAAATGTCAGAGGCTTTCCAGGTTGCTTTGCTCCTGGTTCTCGCGTGGGAGAACCTCTTAGAATGGtcagagttggaagagacctttggAGGGTGTctggtcccactgcctgcagtgcacagggacacccacagctccatcagtgctcagagcNNNNNNNNNNNNNNNNNNNNNNNNNNNNNNNNNNNNNNNNNNNNNNNNNNNNNNNNNNNNNNNNNNNNNNNNNNNNNNNNNNNNNNNNNNNNNNNNNNNNNNNNNNNNNNNNNNNNNNNNNNNNNNNNNNNNNNNNNNNNNNNNNNNNNNNNNNNNNNNNNNNNNNNNNNNNNNNNNNNNNNNNNNNNNNNNNNNNNNNNNNNNNNNNNNNNNNNNNNNNNNNNNNNNNNNNNNNNNNNNNNNNNNNNNNNNNNNNNNNNNNNNNNNNNNNNNNNNNNNNNNNNNNNNNNNNNNNNNNNNNNNNNNNNNNNNNNNNNNNNNNNNNNNNNNNNNNNNNNNNNNNNNNNNNNNNNNNNNNNNNNNNNNNNNNNNNNNNNNNNNNNNNNNNNNNNNNNNNNNNNNNNNNNNNNNNNNNNNNNNNNNNNNNNNNNNNNNNNNNNNNNNNNNNNNNNNNNNNNNNNNNNNNNNNNNNNNNNNNNNNNNNNNNNNNNNNNNNNNNNNNNNNNNNNNNNNNNNNNNNNNNNNNNNNNNNNNNNNNNNNNNNNNNNNNNNNNNNNNNNNNNNNNNNNNNNNNNNNNNNNNNNNNNNNNNNNNNNNNNNNNNNNNNNNNNNNNNNNNNNNNNNNNNNNNNNNNNNNNNNNNNNNNNNNNNNNNNNNNNNNNNNNNNNNNNNNNNNNNNNNNNNNNNNNNNNNNNNNNNNGATAGGAGAAATCTGTGTTTGATAGCATAAACACTGCTGGGTGGACCTCACTTCCATTTCAAGGTGAGCTGGTAGTATAAAGAGCTGTGTTTGCTAGGAGCAACCTCATCGTCAGATCCTGCAAGCATGAAGGCTCTTGGCGCGCTTTTCCTGCTGTCGGGTGTGTAGGCAGCGCGTGCCCCTCTCGGCAACCCCGAATTCGGGGTGCTGCCCGCTGCCCCCACCCCTAACTCTGACCTTTGTGCTTCTCCTCAGCCGTGGCTGCCATCGCCGCTATCTCACCTCGCGCGTTATGGGAGTTCCGCAGCTTGATCAAATGCGCCATCCCACACAGCAACCCCCTCCTTAAATATAATGACTACGGCTGCTACTGCGGCTTGGGAGGCAGTGGGACACCCGTGGACGAACTGGACAGGTTTGTACGACGCTGCTGTTATAaatctctttcctctcttgtgCTTTGGTGGTTTTGCATGCCGGCTCCTcctcagccctgcctgcagaCATTCACTGAACTGCTTGGCTGCTGGGGATGAAGCATTCTCCCAAAGAcagcttcaaaggaaaaaggcGGCACGTTACCACACCTTTGTGCCTTATTACTGGGATAAAATACAACCCCAGCAACTGCTTTCTGTAGCAGCTGTGCCACATGCACTCCACCACTCTCTTTTCCTGGCCAGCTGCCAGTTGCAGCTCTGAGCCCAGCAACCACAGCTCTGCCATCGACATGCTCAGGGCTGAGCTGCCATTAGTGCCACTGGACCGACAGCCAAAGGGCCGTGTGTTGTGGCAGCTGTTAGCTCCTGGGGCACCGGGCACTGATGGGGGTCGCAGGGTAACTGCTGCCTTTTGCTGTCCTCTGAGGGCTGCTGCAGTAAGCACGCACGTAGCAGGCACCTGAGGGAGCGTGGGCTGGCAGGagaggagttggactccatggTCCTTGTGCTCGGGATTCTCTGGGACGTGTGTCCCTTCGAGGACCTTTGTGCCCTCTCAGGTGTCACTGAAGATTTGGAGGGTTTGGTGTTTCTGTGTTCAGTGCCTTGTCAAAGCGTCTTTAGGAATGCTCACGCACTTACACATCCTCAAAGTCAGCTGCGTTCAAGTTTCAACATCTTCTGACGTTTTCTCCCATGTTTCCCAGGTGCTGTCAAGCACACGACCAATGCTACACCAAGGCAAAGTCGGTGTGTGCCTCCTCCAATGACACTCCCTACACAAAGTCATACAAGTACACCTGTGAGAACAAGAAGATCACGTGTAGCAGTACGTCCTGCCCCAAGTCCCGGCCGTGACAATGTCACCGTGCCTTCCTTGTCTGGAGggagtggggctgctgggcccCGGGTGCGGGAGGGATGTGCAGGGAGAGGCTGGGCCGGGTGACGCTGCCTGCATGGTGCGCAGCACAGCGGGAGCCCCATCCTGCCCTCGGGGTGACAAAGGGCTGCGGTGCCTCACACATCTGAGGGCTGCGGGCTAACCGGggagcactgcacagctgtgccACACGGCTGCAGCACGATGGCAGAGACCccaggaggggagggggctggggagCGCCCGCTTGGAGCCGCGGGCCCCGCACCGGGACGGGGCCACACGTGGCAGGGCACCGCGCAGAGCTCTGACCGCCCGCCCTGCCCTCCAGGTTCCAACAACGAGTGCGAGATGGTCGTCTGTAACTGCGACCGTACGGCGGCCATGTGCTTCGCCAAGGCGCCCTACAACCCAGCCCACCTCCACCTGGacaagaagaaatactgcagcagTTAACTGCAGCGCGGCCCGCCGCCAATAAACGCTTCGCACCACGCGGCTCCGCCTGCTCCGTGCCGCGCCGCGGCTTCGCGACGGGGTGGGTGGGTGGGCGCGAGGCTCCGCCCCTTCCGTCCGCGGAGAACGTCGACGCGTGCCGCGCCCCGCCCCTTCCGGCAACCGCGTCCCTTGATTGGCCGTGAGGGGCGGCGTGGGCGGGGCTAGGAGGAGGCGGTGGCGGTGAGCGCGTGCCGTTGTTTGCCGCCCGGCCGTTGTCCCGCGCTCGTCAGGCGGCGGTTGGGGCCGTTCCTCGCTGGTCGTTTTCTTCCTGGGCCCTCGTGGAAGTGCGCAAGGCAGGCGGCAGCGCTGCACGCGTCGGCCTCGTCCCTGCAGCTCCACCTGGCGGTGTACATTCCTTGGTGGTGCTGCCGCGCGAAGGGCTGAGGCGTCTGTCTTCCGCTGTGTGCGCCGGGCGGGCTCTTGGctgggccgggctgcggggctggggcgGAGGCCGGGAGGGGCTGCGTAGCATTCTGAGCGCCGTCCCACCGCGTCCCGGCCTTCCGACCGCGCCCTGCTCCGCTTTACCTCAGCTGTGCATGTACGTGAGTTTTCGGGAAGCACTGAGCTCTGGGTTTTCCCCAGGAATGTGGAGGATCCCTGCTGTGTTTCCATCACGCTGCTAAGATGGATGATTTCTTGGGATGGGAGTGCAAGATGAGCAGCCCTGTCCTCACGCACTGACTTAGATTCTGAGGTCACTGTAGAGCAGTGAAGGTCCTAAGTGCGAGTGCTACTGCAGTCTCTTGGTGGTGATAAATGACAAATCCCAGTGTGGAGATAACAGAAACCGTCGCTATCTGGAAGAAACACGGGGCCGTAAGCTGTGAATAGAGCTGGGATGCAGCTGGCAGCGTTTCGAAAACTGCTGGTACACGTCTTAGTCTGTAGGTGGAAGTAGATTGGAGGTGGTGGTGCATCTGCTCCTGCTGCGTGGTACTTGGGCTGCTCTAGCATCAATTCAGTGGACGGGTGAAAGCACCAACTCCTTCTATCTATGACTCCATACGTATTTCTGTAAGCCTACACGCATGTTTGGGTCCTTAGTCGCGTTTCTTACTTAGGCTCATTTGGTGGTGCAGAGGACCAAACAATAGATGTAAGCAGCCCCCCCCTCCCACCAAGCCCTTAGGTAGGGATCTTCTCACACAGTGTCAAGTGCCAAGCCCCAGGCAGTGGCAGAGGTGGGGGCTTGGGGACGGAAGGACTTCTGCAGTTGTAAGCTTCTCTTCAGGGCTTTGAGGCACATTGTGGAAAGCAGAGCCTAACAGCAATGTGATTGCCTGGTGGGGAGAACAAAGAGCAAGTGAAGATGTTTAGCCACTCCAATCTGTGTTTCTATTCCAAGACCAGAAGCAGtaactgaaaaaacagaaatccttgTGCCCGTTGAGTGTGGGAGCTCTGGAGCCACATGCAGCATCACAGCCATTACAGCTAGAGTGTGGCATGCTGGAGGGGCTGTGTGAGTTTGTGTTGCTGAAGTGAAGTCCCAGGGTCTTATCGTCCTCTTCTTTATTGCTTTCTAGGCCAAGATTTGTTGGACTCTGCAGGGAGAGTTGAATTACTCCAACTATATGGACATTGCAGAGTTGGAAGAGAAGGTATCCCAGCTGAGGCAACGCATACAGAAAGTAAACAACTATGCTCAAGGTAGTGactgtgtttcagtttctgttttgtctgGAGTCCTATACTACACACTCCCACTGTTATTCTTCCACTCAGGCTCAACTTTTCCTCTTATCTGCACTTAGTggtgaaggaaggaaaaaaaaatagagaatgtGGTAACGAGGTAATTTATGTTAGTGGGAGGGGAGAGGACTGGGATCTGCACACAAACTTGCAGATAACATGTGTGTCTGGAGCAGTGGTTTTAAAGCCCAGCTGGCTCGGCTCTACCTTCCACCTTCCTGAAGCAATTTTGTTCCTGATTTTTCAGGAAAGATCTGGGAGAGAATAGCAATACTATTTATCTACTGTCTCATTCCTGCTTTTTCTCAGTAGACCTCCGAATGCCTTGCAAAAAAGCACAGGTCACGGTATTGCATTGTTACGTTATGGAAAGCATATGCAGAGAGGCTGAGCAACTTTCTGAATGTCACAGTGTGACTTCTAGATTGATCCAAGGGCTGAGAGTCCGTGCTGGTCTCATCCTTCCGAACCCAGTGCCCTTCTTTGCATTGAATCCCCTGTGTGCCTGTTGGCCATGGTGTTGCCTCGGGGTGGCTGCCCCAGAAAATAAACGATGTGAGGAGTGTGCATCAGAGGAAATGCCCCTTAGACTGAAAAGGGAAGTGTTCGTGAGGAATTACTGCCCAACAATCCTGAAGCAACTTCTGCTGCTAGAGCATTCTGTATACAGAAAACAAGTCCTGTGAAGGGTAGTGCAAAGCCTTCCCACTTcatccaaaatatttctttgactCTTTGTCAGAGCTGGAACTTAAGAGTTGCTGAAGTCAGCGTTCAAAACTGCTGCTGTGCGTCCCTGCTCCTGTGGGCTGTG
Above is a genomic segment from Numida meleagris isolate 19003 breed g44 Domestic line chromosome 14, NumMel1.0, whole genome shotgun sequence containing:
- the LOC110406423 gene encoding phospholipase A2, minor isoenzyme-like is translated as MKALGALFLLSAVAAIAAISPRALWEFRSLIKCAIPHSNPLLKYNDYGCYCGLGGSGTPVDELDRCCQAHDQCYTKAKSVCASSNDTPYTKSYKYTCENKKITCSSSNNECEMVVCNCDRTAAMCFAKAPYNPAHLHLDKKKYCSS